One Pseudodesulfovibrio alkaliphilus DNA segment encodes these proteins:
- a CDS encoding FliA/WhiG family RNA polymerase sigma factor: protein MAISNSSGKSCSSRNDPWRDLELGARGWDDFSPRDREDIVRHYAPKIRILALRLKAKLPQSVELCELISAGSLGLLDALGKFNASRGIKFDTYSENRIKGAMLDELRRMDWFSRGLRQKVKALEDAQRQVEHETGATATMEQLQRITGMSEKEVRHGLEALHNQMCLSLDSFHENVIGRKAMTEDEPFQSTAFQEIVDKVASLIEELTPREKLVISLYYGEELNMKETAEVMDITEGRVSQLHSQALTKLRKTFRSRYETE, encoded by the coding sequence ATGGCAATATCAAATTCTTCTGGAAAAAGCTGCTCTTCCAGGAACGATCCGTGGCGTGATCTGGAGCTGGGAGCCAGGGGCTGGGACGACTTCTCGCCAAGAGATCGGGAGGATATCGTCCGCCACTATGCGCCGAAGATTCGGATTCTCGCACTGCGCCTCAAGGCGAAGCTTCCGCAAAGCGTGGAGCTTTGTGAGCTGATCAGCGCCGGCAGCCTGGGGCTGCTTGACGCACTGGGCAAGTTCAACGCCAGCCGGGGCATCAAGTTCGACACCTATTCCGAAAACCGGATCAAGGGTGCCATGCTTGACGAGCTGCGCCGGATGGATTGGTTTTCCAGAGGACTGCGGCAAAAAGTCAAAGCGCTTGAGGACGCCCAACGCCAAGTGGAGCATGAGACAGGGGCTACCGCAACCATGGAGCAGCTGCAACGCATCACCGGCATGTCGGAAAAGGAAGTTCGCCACGGACTTGAGGCGCTGCACAACCAGATGTGTCTCAGCCTTGACAGCTTCCACGAAAACGTCATCGGCCGCAAGGCCATGACCGAGGACGAGCCCTTCCAGTCCACCGCATTTCAAGAAATTGTTGACAAAGTAGCCAGTCTCATTGAGGAATTGACGCCACGGGAAAAATTGGTCATATCTTTGTACTACGGTGAGGAACTGAATATGAAGGAAACCGCCGAAGTCATGGACATAACCGAGGGCCGGGTTTCCCAGCTTCACTCTCAGGCCCTCACAAAACTGAGAAAAACATTCAGATCTCGCTACGAAACTGAGTAA
- a CDS encoding MinD/ParA family protein, giving the protein MSTRLPLVLSVTSGKGGVGKTNMSVNLAHTLSMAGKNVVLLDADLGLANVDVILGLTPERNLFHLFHEDMTLDKILFETPYGFRILPASSGVSDMVNLDRGQKLDLLDAMDVLEDAVDYLIVDTGAGINDNVLYFNLAVQERLLVITPEPTSLTDAYALIKVLKLQHGVERFRVLVNMVEDKKTAKEVYVKLLKACDHFLDGISLDLVGIVPYDPNVRNAVIAQVPFCHKFPKSPASVAIRQAAQTINGWHVEPNTDGNIKFFWKKLLFQERSVA; this is encoded by the coding sequence ATGAGCACCCGTTTACCCCTGGTCCTTTCGGTCACGTCCGGCAAGGGCGGCGTTGGCAAGACCAACATGTCCGTCAATCTGGCCCACACCTTGAGCATGGCTGGCAAGAACGTCGTTCTGCTGGATGCCGACCTGGGTTTGGCCAATGTCGATGTCATTCTCGGCCTGACCCCGGAGCGCAACCTGTTCCATCTTTTTCACGAGGACATGACCCTCGACAAGATTCTGTTCGAGACGCCCTACGGATTCAGGATTCTCCCCGCCTCCTCTGGCGTGAGCGATATGGTCAACCTCGACAGGGGCCAGAAACTCGACCTGCTCGACGCCATGGACGTTCTGGAAGATGCCGTGGACTATCTCATCGTGGACACCGGCGCGGGCATCAACGACAACGTGCTGTATTTCAACCTCGCGGTGCAGGAGCGGCTGCTGGTCATCACGCCGGAGCCCACATCCCTCACCGATGCCTACGCACTGATCAAGGTACTCAAGCTCCAGCACGGAGTGGAACGCTTCCGTGTACTCGTGAACATGGTGGAGGACAAAAAAACGGCCAAGGAGGTTTACGTTAAGCTGCTCAAGGCCTGCGACCACTTTCTGGACGGCATCTCTCTGGATCTTGTGGGAATCGTGCCCTATGATCCCAACGTCCGCAATGCCGTCATCGCGCAGGTTCCCTTTTGTCACAAATTTCCCAAGAGCCCGGCCAGCGTGGCGATCCGGCAGGCCGCACAGACAATCAACGGTTGGCATGTGGAACCGAACACAGATGGCAATATCAAATTCTTCTGGAAAAAGCTGCTCTTCCAGGAACGATCCGTGGCGTGA
- a CDS encoding flagellar biosynthesis protein FlhF, with protein MRMKTFRAATATAAFAMVKAELGADAVILSNKTVTDNGSKCCEIVAAVDAMPAGTPGAPGPVKHTGPSRTKEDTVEDALRSAIGWQREWSQIKGQILALMKPQMDPATLAPKQRLAMEYLEREEVDAKVLASVYCELRDDPKRSIITALESLVEVKPFRSRDWPGAIHAFAGPGGAGKTSSLIRLALREKRSNPKTRICLATADGGRGKGRLVLKHYAELSGLAFREIVTRDDFLLLRKEAEQFDMILIDLPGLTGNTTLEDFTGLYGLSTCGELSIHLVLNPYYSAAQFERFMEKYKSEQLASVIWTKLDETCTFGALVNMAFASGLPISALSYGAGLKNSIAPATLDMIWRMVFMRKLPGGDIQP; from the coding sequence ATGAGAATGAAGACCTTCCGCGCCGCCACCGCCACAGCGGCCTTCGCCATGGTCAAGGCCGAACTCGGGGCCGATGCCGTCATCCTCTCCAACAAGACCGTGACCGACAACGGCAGCAAATGCTGCGAAATCGTGGCCGCAGTGGATGCCATGCCAGCAGGGACGCCGGGCGCACCAGGCCCGGTCAAACACACTGGGCCATCCAGGACCAAGGAAGACACGGTGGAGGACGCGCTCCGCAGCGCCATCGGCTGGCAGCGCGAATGGAGCCAGATCAAGGGTCAGATCTTGGCCCTGATGAAACCCCAGATGGACCCCGCCACCCTGGCTCCCAAGCAGCGGCTGGCCATGGAATACCTCGAACGGGAAGAGGTGGATGCCAAGGTGCTTGCCAGCGTGTATTGCGAGTTGCGGGACGACCCGAAGCGCTCCATCATCACCGCCCTGGAATCCCTGGTGGAAGTCAAGCCGTTTCGCTCCCGGGACTGGCCCGGAGCCATCCACGCCTTTGCCGGACCAGGAGGGGCGGGCAAGACCTCAAGCCTCATCCGGCTGGCACTGCGCGAGAAGAGGTCCAACCCCAAAACGCGCATCTGCCTGGCCACGGCTGACGGAGGACGCGGCAAGGGACGGCTGGTGCTCAAACACTACGCAGAGCTTTCAGGCCTCGCCTTTCGCGAAATCGTGACCCGTGATGACTTCCTGCTCCTGCGCAAGGAAGCCGAACAGTTTGACATGATTCTCATTGACCTGCCGGGACTGACGGGCAATACAACCCTTGAGGACTTCACCGGACTCTACGGCCTCTCGACCTGCGGGGAATTGTCCATCCACCTGGTTCTCAACCCCTATTACAGCGCAGCCCAGTTCGAACGGTTCATGGAGAAATACAAAAGTGAACAACTCGCAAGCGTTATCTGGACGAAACTCGACGAAACCTGTACATTCGGGGCATTAGTGAACATGGCGTTCGCCAGTGGGCTGCCGATTTCAGCGCTCTCGTACGGTGCCGGCCTCAAGAACAGCATCGCTCCCGCCACCCTCGACATGATCTGGCGGATGGTGTTTATGCGCAAGCTGCCCGGCGGCGACATTCAACCCTAA
- the flhA gene encoding flagellar biosynthesis protein FlhA: protein MAQPSSKSLVPNIDYERFAKQGDVLLAGGVVVILFVMLIPLPTPFLDFMLTVSISLALVVLITTMFMTSPLEFSIFPSLLLVTTLLRLALNVATTRAILLHGDEGTDAAGSVIQSFGEFVVGGNYVIGIVVFMILFILNKVVIVTGTTRIAEVAARFTLDAMPGKQMAVEADLNAGLIDEEEATRRRDNMRREADFYGAMDGAGKFVSGDVKAGLMITAINIIGGFLIGVLQKDMAWMDAAQTYTLLTIGDGLVATIPSLIISTSAGIIVSRAAAEAKMGEEFIGQLSFHHRALKLVSAILLVFAIVPGMPTIPFLTLASIIYAVAHLSAKQQQALNPEKDDSKSTRDSATLDTPEEVQMLLPLDQLELEVGYGLIPLVDEEQSGNLLSRIRSIRRQFALDMGVVIPSLHLRDNLQLKPGEYRVVIKGNPVAQAELLIDHYLAMDPGDARQRIEGVETVEPAFNLPAVWIPEAQKEEAMLAGYTVVDPSTVIATHLTEVFRRNLHEFLGRQETQELLDNLAKRAPKAVESLVPSVLSVGGVQKVLQRMVQENVSIRDLLTIVETLADYGVATQEPSQLTEFVRAKMGRTIVNPYLGESGVLPIITLSPKVDEILVNAMRPVEQGGYLALEPGMAQQIIQAINRSTEEAMVADGQPVLLVVPQIRSHLAQLLNRFIPTLPILSQAEIPADIKIQSAATVDL, encoded by the coding sequence ATGGCTCAGCCTTCCAGCAAATCCCTCGTTCCCAATATAGACTACGAAAGATTCGCCAAACAGGGCGACGTTCTTCTGGCAGGCGGTGTGGTGGTCATCCTCTTCGTCATGCTCATTCCCCTGCCGACGCCGTTTTTGGACTTCATGCTGACGGTAAGCATCTCGCTTGCCCTTGTGGTGCTCATCACCACCATGTTCATGACCTCTCCCCTCGAATTTTCCATCTTTCCATCGCTGTTGCTGGTCACCACCCTGCTGCGCCTCGCCCTCAACGTGGCCACCACGCGGGCCATCCTGCTCCACGGCGACGAGGGCACCGATGCCGCCGGTTCGGTCATTCAAAGTTTCGGTGAATTCGTTGTCGGCGGCAACTACGTCATCGGCATCGTGGTCTTTATGATCCTGTTCATTCTCAACAAGGTTGTCATCGTCACCGGCACCACCCGTATCGCCGAAGTGGCGGCCCGCTTCACCCTGGATGCCATGCCAGGCAAACAAATGGCAGTGGAGGCCGATCTTAACGCGGGCCTCATCGACGAGGAGGAAGCCACGAGGCGACGCGACAACATGCGCCGGGAGGCCGATTTCTACGGCGCCATGGACGGCGCGGGCAAATTCGTGTCCGGAGACGTGAAGGCCGGTCTGATGATCACTGCCATCAACATCATCGGCGGCTTTCTCATTGGCGTCCTCCAAAAGGACATGGCTTGGATGGACGCCGCACAGACGTATACGCTCCTGACCATCGGCGACGGCCTTGTGGCCACTATCCCCTCGCTTATCATCTCCACCTCCGCAGGCATCATCGTTTCCCGAGCTGCCGCCGAGGCCAAGATGGGCGAGGAATTCATCGGACAGCTTTCCTTCCATCATCGCGCCCTCAAGCTGGTGTCGGCAATACTGCTGGTCTTCGCCATTGTCCCGGGTATGCCAACCATCCCCTTCCTGACGCTGGCCAGCATCATCTACGCCGTGGCGCACCTCTCGGCCAAGCAGCAGCAGGCCCTGAACCCGGAGAAGGACGACTCCAAAAGCACCCGCGACAGCGCAACCCTGGATACGCCGGAAGAAGTGCAGATGCTCCTGCCTTTGGACCAACTCGAACTGGAGGTGGGCTACGGCCTCATCCCGCTGGTGGACGAGGAGCAAAGCGGCAATCTGCTTTCACGCATCCGGTCCATCCGCCGCCAGTTCGCCCTGGACATGGGTGTGGTCATCCCCTCGCTCCACCTGCGCGACAATCTCCAGCTCAAGCCCGGCGAATACAGGGTTGTCATCAAAGGCAACCCCGTCGCCCAGGCGGAGCTGCTCATCGACCACTACCTGGCCATGGATCCGGGCGACGCCAGGCAGCGCATCGAAGGCGTGGAGACCGTGGAGCCCGCCTTCAATCTGCCAGCGGTCTGGATACCCGAGGCCCAGAAGGAAGAGGCCATGCTGGCGGGCTACACCGTGGTCGATCCGTCCACGGTCATCGCCACCCACCTCACCGAAGTGTTCCGCCGCAACCTGCACGAATTTCTGGGACGGCAGGAAACCCAGGAACTGCTCGACAACCTGGCCAAACGGGCACCCAAGGCCGTGGAAAGCCTGGTGCCTTCCGTACTCAGCGTGGGCGGCGTCCAAAAGGTACTCCAAAGGATGGTGCAGGAGAACGTCTCCATACGCGACCTGCTGACCATCGTGGAAACCCTGGCCGACTACGGCGTCGCCACCCAGGAGCCAAGCCAATTGACAGAGTTCGTCCGGGCCAAGATGGGACGCACCATCGTCAACCCCTATCTCGGCGAGTCGGGCGTACTGCCCATCATCACCCTGAGCCCCAAGGTGGACGAGATTCTCGTCAACGCCATGCGCCCCGTCGAACAAGGCGGCTACCTCGCACTGGAACCCGGAATGGCCCAGCAGATCATCCAGGCCATCAACAGATCCACCGAGGAGGCAATGGTGGCCGACGGCCAGCCCGTGCTGCTGGTGGTCCCGCAAATTCGCAGCCATCTCGCCCAACTGTTGAATCGGTTCATTCCGACCCTGCCCATCCTGTCCCAGGCCGAGATTCCCGCCGACATCAAGATTCAATCCGCAGCAACCGTTGACCTGTAG
- the flhB gene encoding flagellar biosynthesis protein FlhB, with translation MAQDPSKTEKATEKRRKKTRNEGNVPKSQELTKVIVLLMGVLTLRVLIGFYQGQMMEIFDWTFREGIKIKIDQSTAYALFVWGMKKLTILVLPVLLVLAFTAWLILRLQVGSLWTTKPMRPKFGKLFNVMAGLKRLFISPQALVRLGKSLLQAVAVGIAPYIVIQQEYMNLLPLFYSDVHGIIAFLLSIGYKMVCYALIPMLIIALADLWYTRWQYEEKIKMTKDEVKDERKQAEGDPRVKQKQKQKMLQMMASRMFQDIPKADVVITNPTHYAVALQYDALVAPAPLVLAKGVNRVAERIKEVARENNIPLEANPPLARALYKQVEIGETIPEELFQAVAAILAKLEKFKRR, from the coding sequence ATGGCCCAGGATCCGAGCAAAACAGAAAAAGCCACAGAGAAACGGCGAAAAAAAACCAGAAACGAGGGAAATGTTCCCAAGAGTCAGGAGTTGACCAAGGTGATCGTCCTGCTCATGGGCGTCCTTACCTTGCGCGTCCTCATCGGCTTCTACCAGGGCCAGATGATGGAGATTTTCGACTGGACCTTTCGTGAAGGAATCAAAATCAAGATCGACCAGTCCACTGCCTACGCCCTGTTCGTCTGGGGCATGAAAAAACTGACGATTCTCGTCCTGCCCGTCCTTTTGGTACTCGCCTTCACGGCCTGGCTCATCCTGCGTCTTCAGGTTGGCTCACTGTGGACAACCAAGCCCATGCGGCCGAAATTCGGCAAGCTGTTCAATGTCATGGCTGGCCTCAAACGACTGTTCATCAGCCCGCAGGCATTAGTCCGTCTCGGCAAGAGCCTGCTCCAGGCCGTTGCCGTGGGCATTGCCCCATATATCGTTATCCAGCAGGAATACATGAATCTTCTGCCTCTCTTCTATTCCGATGTCCACGGCATCATCGCCTTTCTCCTCTCCATCGGCTACAAAATGGTCTGCTACGCTCTAATACCGATGCTGATCATCGCCTTGGCCGACCTCTGGTATACGCGTTGGCAGTACGAGGAAAAAATCAAGATGACCAAGGACGAAGTCAAGGATGAACGCAAACAGGCCGAGGGCGACCCTCGGGTCAAACAAAAACAGAAACAGAAAATGCTCCAGATGATGGCCAGCCGGATGTTCCAGGACATCCCCAAGGCAGACGTGGTCATCACCAACCCGACACACTACGCCGTTGCCCTGCAATACGATGCCCTGGTCGCACCAGCCCCCCTGGTCCTGGCCAAGGGAGTGAACCGCGTTGCCGAACGAATCAAGGAGGTTGCCCGGGAAAACAACATCCCACTGGAGGCCAACCCACCCTTGGCACGGGCTTTGTATAAGCAGGTGGAAATCGGGGAAACCATCCCGGAGGAGTTGTTCCAGGCCGTTGCGGCGATCCTCGCCAAGCTTGAGAAGTTCAAGCGACGCTAG
- the fliR gene encoding flagellar biosynthetic protein FliR, with product MDIFGFNPADMLSFYLTLFRISIVLFLLPFFGGNSIPAPIKAALLLVLTMAVWPQLAFPGSMMPASGIDIVIMLMGEALMGLILGLIVNFLFAAVRFGGQIVGFQMGFAMVNVVDPISGTSNAVTAHFLYMCTMLTFLVLNGHLQLINALGMSFQYIPPGGLLLTPGLVSQFLEFSGIIFTLAIRIAAPVMAALFLVDLSLALISRAAPQMHVLVLGFPIKITVGFFFLGFLFMIMANYVQDFLDNLGPIFRGILKAGSPL from the coding sequence ATGGATATTTTCGGTTTCAACCCAGCAGACATGTTGAGCTTTTATCTGACGCTGTTTCGAATCAGCATCGTGCTCTTCCTGCTGCCCTTTTTCGGAGGCAACTCCATCCCGGCCCCCATAAAGGCAGCCTTGCTCCTGGTGCTGACAATGGCGGTCTGGCCTCAGCTCGCTTTTCCCGGCAGCATGATGCCAGCAAGCGGCATAGACATCGTCATCATGCTCATGGGCGAGGCGCTCATGGGACTCATCCTCGGGTTGATCGTTAACTTCCTGTTTGCCGCAGTCCGCTTTGGTGGACAGATTGTCGGTTTTCAGATGGGATTCGCCATGGTCAACGTGGTCGACCCCATCTCCGGCACCAGCAATGCCGTGACAGCTCATTTCCTCTACATGTGCACCATGCTCACCTTCCTCGTTCTCAACGGCCACCTGCAACTGATCAACGCCCTGGGCATGAGCTTTCAGTACATTCCTCCGGGCGGCCTGCTTCTCACACCAGGGCTGGTCTCCCAATTCCTTGAATTTTCGGGCATCATATTCACCCTTGCCATCCGTATCGCAGCCCCGGTCATGGCCGCATTGTTCCTGGTCGATCTCTCGCTGGCGCTCATCTCGCGAGCCGCGCCCCAGATGCATGTGCTTGTCCTGGGTTTTCCGATCAAAATCACAGTGGGCTTCTTCTTCCTGGGCTTCCTGTTCATGATCATGGCCAACTACGTGCAAGACTTTCTGGACAACCTCGGCCCCATATTCCGGGGAATCCTCAAAGCCGGCTCCCCACTCTAG
- a CDS encoding M23 family metallopeptidase has protein sequence MLFRKYHIVVFKDKQGSCKKFQLRGWFIATLFILMVGMAAGNVVLWNKYTHHSRVEQGLSIAEKTVQEQKTQLLSLSQKISALQKNLDRISDFDSKLRVMINLDQDGSQATAPKGGPSNENFAKGYLPLYRQELLARKMHEFLRQLNVEARLEEVRQQEILHTLRNNQNILEATPSIWPTSGWVTSGFAWRTSPFTGKREFHKGIDISAPRGTPVYAPARGTITFTGRDGSYGLTIRLKHNASLSTRYAHLHRIAVKNGQEVTRGELIGYVGTTGRSTGPHLHYEVRLNGVPVDPKRYILN, from the coding sequence ATGCTTTTCAGAAAATATCACATCGTCGTCTTCAAGGACAAACAGGGTTCCTGCAAGAAATTCCAGCTACGGGGCTGGTTCATCGCCACCCTTTTCATACTTATGGTCGGGATGGCCGCCGGAAATGTCGTTCTCTGGAATAAATACACCCACCATTCCCGCGTCGAACAGGGACTGAGCATCGCCGAAAAAACCGTTCAGGAACAGAAAACCCAACTTCTCAGCCTCTCCCAGAAAATTTCCGCTCTCCAGAAGAACCTCGACCGCATCAGCGATTTCGATTCCAAGCTCCGGGTCATGATCAATCTCGACCAGGACGGAAGCCAGGCAACTGCCCCCAAGGGCGGCCCGTCCAACGAAAATTTCGCCAAGGGCTATCTGCCTCTCTACAGGCAGGAACTGCTGGCCCGCAAGATGCACGAGTTTCTGCGCCAGCTTAACGTCGAAGCCCGGCTTGAAGAAGTCAGACAGCAGGAGATTCTGCATACCCTGCGCAACAACCAGAACATCCTTGAAGCCACCCCCTCCATCTGGCCCACATCGGGTTGGGTGACATCTGGATTTGCCTGGCGCACCTCGCCCTTCACCGGCAAGCGCGAATTTCACAAGGGTATTGATATATCCGCACCCCGCGGCACACCTGTCTATGCTCCTGCCAGGGGCACCATCACCTTCACCGGCCGCGACGGTTCCTACGGTCTGACCATCCGCCTCAAACACAACGCCAGCCTGTCTACCCGCTACGCCCATCTGCATCGCATCGCCGTCAAGAACGGCCAGGAGGTGACCCGAGGCGAGTTGATCGGCTATGTCGGCACCACGGGACGAAGCACCGGGCCGCACCTGCACTACGAAGTGCGCCTCAATGGAGTACCGGTAGACCCCAAGCGCTACATCCTGAACTGA
- a CDS encoding tRNA lysidine(34) synthetase, with protein sequence MASWGKLTFAQKKCVSATGRLMQGTGMVESGARIGVAASGGVDSFLMLKVLTIRQAIMPFPVELMVLHINAGFDTASHAPLTHWCASHGLSLHAELTDYGPRAHTEENRKNSPCFYCSMLRRKRLFELCRDYGLTHLAFGHNADDNVVTFFMNVLQNGRTDGLSAHEPFFDGRLQVIRPTMMLDKGTVIKAARQWELPVWENTCPSNGSTKRDEVHDWLRQAWKNDKRIKNNIFNAILRHQVHLTCQKL encoded by the coding sequence ATGGCTTCATGGGGCAAACTCACATTCGCACAGAAAAAATGCGTCAGCGCCACAGGCAGACTGATGCAGGGAACCGGCATGGTTGAAAGCGGGGCGCGCATTGGCGTCGCCGCATCCGGCGGGGTGGACAGCTTTCTGATGCTCAAGGTATTGACCATCCGACAGGCGATAATGCCCTTTCCTGTCGAACTGATGGTCCTGCATATCAACGCAGGCTTTGACACCGCCTCCCACGCGCCGCTCACCCACTGGTGCGCCAGCCATGGCCTCTCGCTCCACGCCGAGCTTACAGACTACGGCCCCCGCGCCCATACCGAGGAAAATCGCAAGAATTCCCCTTGCTTTTATTGCAGCATGCTGCGTCGCAAGCGGCTCTTTGAATTATGCCGCGACTACGGACTGACCCATCTCGCATTTGGTCACAACGCCGACGACAACGTAGTCACTTTTTTCATGAATGTCCTGCAAAACGGGCGCACCGACGGGCTTTCGGCTCACGAGCCTTTCTTCGACGGCAGACTCCAGGTCATCCGCCCAACCATGATGCTGGACAAAGGCACCGTGATCAAGGCCGCCAGACAGTGGGAACTGCCGGTATGGGAAAACACCTGCCCTTCCAACGGCAGCACCAAGCGCGACGAGGTGCATGACTGGCTGCGCCAAGCGTGGAAAAATGATAAACGCATAAAAAACAACATCTTCAATGCCATCCTTCGTCACCAAGTCCACTTGACATGCCAAAAACTCTAG
- a CDS encoding DUF4340 domain-containing protein: MKRLFLGLILALLAATALGVYHWRMAEPRQEVDRTRWLSRPFDAVRSLHIQSAKGTYMLTVADTGWEAHVPGASWNFVARVMPEKVADYLARLGGLAPHRSVGGFDQGGLEQYGLDEPEFKILVSLGEKDGNPLTVRLTTGESGAVYGWNSDSPGLVYEFDASVVEQLGLPATAFFDTRVFNFDQETVSRVQLTQPFGSNWLVEKRKEGYFFSLPGYLKDKPASDSALKLYLHSLSLLRVGTLVLEPLDVDKRLPALTIRIWNAKSETPSSVDFYTVNDRPEVFMGRSSWLTIPFTLDAQSVGQLVRSAFDVQGRTVVKLDIGIVARLVVNHGGTEYVVERGESGWHRPGDQTELSGIDMSLWRFTDLQFEALPLNLLPESATEVMHCRLFDGKGDKLTALTFYADPRLPQGQCWLKNGGGMYYPVSSRLLKDLQGLFPVGTATSG; this comes from the coding sequence TTGAAGCGATTATTCCTTGGCCTGATCTTGGCACTGCTGGCCGCAACGGCTTTGGGCGTGTATCACTGGCGCATGGCCGAACCCAGGCAGGAAGTGGACAGGACGCGTTGGCTTTCCCGTCCCTTTGATGCCGTGCGCTCGCTGCATATTCAAAGCGCTAAGGGAACCTATATGCTCACTGTCGCGGATACAGGCTGGGAGGCGCACGTTCCCGGCGCTTCGTGGAATTTCGTTGCCCGGGTCATGCCTGAAAAGGTGGCTGACTATCTCGCCCGATTAGGCGGACTGGCTCCCCACCGTTCGGTGGGCGGATTCGATCAGGGCGGGCTTGAGCAGTACGGGTTGGATGAGCCGGAATTTAAAATTCTCGTCTCCTTGGGCGAAAAGGATGGCAACCCGCTGACGGTCAGACTGACAACTGGCGAGTCCGGCGCGGTCTACGGGTGGAACTCTGACAGCCCCGGGCTGGTCTACGAGTTCGATGCTTCGGTTGTGGAGCAGCTGGGTCTGCCCGCTACGGCCTTTTTTGACACACGCGTCTTCAATTTCGACCAGGAGACCGTGTCCAGGGTCCAGCTGACCCAGCCCTTCGGGTCCAATTGGCTGGTGGAGAAACGAAAGGAAGGGTATTTCTTTAGTCTGCCCGGCTATCTTAAGGACAAGCCTGCTTCGGACTCGGCCCTCAAGCTCTATCTGCACTCGCTTTCTCTCTTGAGGGTCGGAACCCTGGTGCTTGAACCGCTGGATGTTGACAAGCGGTTGCCCGCTTTGACCATCCGTATATGGAACGCCAAGAGTGAAACGCCTTCTTCCGTGGACTTTTATACCGTCAACGACAGGCCCGAAGTTTTCATGGGGCGCTCCTCCTGGCTGACCATTCCCTTTACCCTTGATGCCCAGAGCGTTGGCCAACTGGTCAGGAGCGCCTTTGATGTGCAGGGGCGTACGGTGGTCAAACTTGACATCGGCATCGTGGCCCGCCTTGTGGTCAATCACGGCGGCACGGAGTATGTTGTGGAGCGCGGCGAGAGCGGTTGGCACCGCCCCGGCGATCAAACCGAACTCAGCGGCATTGACATGTCGCTTTGGCGATTTACTGATTTGCAGTTCGAGGCATTGCCTCTGAATCTTCTGCCGGAGAGTGCCACGGAAGTGATGCACTGCCGACTTTTCGACGGCAAAGGTGACAAACTGACCGCCCTGACGTTCTATGCCGATCCCAGGCTGCCTCAGGGGCAGTGCTGGCTTAAGAACGGCGGCGGCATGTATTACCCGGTTTCAAGCAGGCTGCTCAAGGACCTCCAGGGACTTTTTCCCGTCGGTACCGCAACAAGCGGGTAG
- the rpoZ gene encoding DNA-directed RNA polymerase subunit omega: protein MARITVEDCLEKVSNRFLITQMGIKRVKQYREGYPPLVESKNKEIVNSLREIAAGKILPDQEIPDVEIDIDAYGETSR, encoded by the coding sequence ATGGCACGCATTACTGTAGAGGATTGTCTGGAGAAGGTCAGCAACCGCTTTCTCATTACCCAGATGGGCATCAAGAGGGTCAAGCAATATCGCGAAGGGTATCCGCCCCTGGTGGAATCCAAGAACAAGGAAATCGTCAATTCCCTGCGCGAGATCGCCGCGGGAAAAATTCTGCCCGATCAGGAAATTCCCGACGTTGAAATCGATATCGACGCCTACGGGGAAACCTCCAGATAA